From Streptomyces sp. SAI-135:
GGCGCACCGCGGACAACGAACGCCCCCTCGACGGCACCCCCGTCATCGACGTGGACCGCGGCGGCAAGATCACCTGGCACGGACCGGGCCAGCTGGTGGGCTACCCGATCCAGAAGCTTCCGCGCCCGGTGGACGTGGTGGCGCACGTACGGCGCCTGGAGGAGGCCCTGATCCGCACCTGCGCGGAGTTCGGCCTGGAGACCACCCGGGTCGAGGGCCGCAGCGGGGTGTGGGTGCTCGGCGACCCGGTCGAACAGCGCCCCTCCCTCGGCGGGCTCTCCCTCGACTTCGACCCCCGGCTCACGGACGAGGAGTTCGACCCGCGCCTGAACGGCCCGGAGTACGCTCCCTCCAACGCCGGCCAGCGCCGCGAGGACCGCAAGATCGCGGCCATCGGCATCCGCGTCGCCAAGGGCGTCACCATGCACGGCTTCGCGCTCAACGTGAACCCGGACAACAAGTGGTTCGACCGGATCATCCCGTGCGGCATCCGGGACGCGGGCGTCGCCTCCCTCGCGGCCGAGCTCGGCCGGGACGTGACCATCGACGAGGTCCTGCCGGTCGTCGAGCGCCACCTGAAGGACGTACTGGAGAACGCGGACCTCAAGCCGAGGGTGATCGAGAAGACACCTGCGGCCTGAGACAGGCGGTGGGCTTTCAAATCCACGGGCGTACCCTTGAGCACGCCGAAGAATCAACGCTAGGGAGCCGGTCGTGTCCGCAGTCGCACCCGACGGACGCAAGATGCTGCGCCTGGAGGTCCGCAACGCCCAGACCCCCATCGAGCGCAAGCCCGAGTGGATCAAGACCCGGGCGAAAATGGGTCCCGAGTACACCGCCATGCAGAAGCTCGTGAAGAGCGAGGGCCTGCACACGGTGTGCCAGGAAGCCGGCTGTCCCAACATCTACGAGTGCTGGGAGGACCGCGAGGCGACCTTCCTCATCGGCGGCGACCAGTGCACCCGGCGCTGCGACTTCTGCCAGATCGACACCGGCAAGCCCGAGGCGCTCGACCGCGACGAGCCGCGCCGCGTCGGCGAGTCCGTGGTCACCATGGACCTGAACTACGCCACCATCACCGGCGTCGCCCGCGACGACCTGGAGGACGGCGGCGCCTGGCTGTACGCCGAGACGGTCCGCCAGATCCACGAGCAGACGTCCTCCCGTGAGGCCGGCCGCACCAAGGTCGAGCTGCTGGCCCCCGACTTCAACGCCGTGCCGGAGCTGCTCCAGCAGGTCTTCGAGTCCCGCCCCGAGGTCTTCGCGCACAACGTCGAGACGGTCCCGCGGATCTTCAAGCGCATCCGTCCCGGCTTCCGCTACGAGCGCTCCCTGAAGGTCATCACCGACGCCCGCGACTTCGGCCTGGTGACCAAGTCCAACCTGATCCTCGGCATGGGCGAGACCCGCGAGGAGGTCAGCGAAGCGCTCCAGCAGCTGCACGACGCCGGCTGCGAGCTCGTCACCATCACCCAGTACCTGCGGCCGTCGGTGCGGCACCACCCCGTGGAGCGCTGGGTCAAGCCGCAGGAGTTCGTGGAGCTCAAGGAGGAGGCCGAGCAGATCGGCTTCTCCGGCGTGATGTCCGGACCCCTGGTCCGGTCGTCCTACCGGGCGGGCCGGCTCTACCAGATGGCCGTCGAGAAGCGTGGCGCGTACGTCGCCTCGCAGGCCGTGTGACCACCCTCGGATGGCACGGAGTGTCACGCTAAACGTGTGAATCCCAGCACAAGCAACTACCGCTCGGTAGTGGCCGATTGACGCGGTCCCGGACATCCCCGCAGATAGGGGGGTGATCGGGGCCGCGACTGCGTTTCGGGGCGAAGCACCGAGGCTTCATGGGCGTTTGACCGGTCGGTCACGCCCTGGTAACACCATTCAGTGACCCTGGCTGTACAGCCCGTGCACCATTCACCAGAGCCGCCGCTCCCGAGGGGGGACCTCATCATGCAGGCCGCGCCCGTTCGCGCCACCGCGATCCCGTCGTTCACCGATGCACTCCGTGCCGTCGAGTCCGTGCTCCTGAGCGGCGGTCAGCGCACCGCCCGCCGCAACGCCTGGACCTCCGTCCTGGAGGACCGCCGCCGCGCCAAGGACCGGGTCGAGGCGCAGCGCGTCCTGGACCAGACCTTCACCGTCAGCTCCTGAGGCCTCCCCTTCACGGGGCGGGCACTGCCGTCGTCGGCTCCTTCGGCGCCACGTAGACTTCTGGGCATGGCGAGAAGTGACAGTGCGGCGGATGCCGCGAACACCGGGCGACTGAAGCAGATCGCCCTGACGTACAAGATGACCCGCAAGGCCGACAAGAAGATCGGCCTGGTACTCGCGGGTGTCTTCCTCCTCATCCTCGGCGTCTTTCTCGCCATCGGTTTCCTGATCGGCCACCCGGTCTACCTCGGCATCCTGGGCTTCCTGCTCGCCTTCCTCGGGACGGCGATCGTGTTCGGGCGCCGGGCCGAGCGGGCCGCGTTCGGGCAGATGGAAGGACAGCCGGGTGCCGCCGCGGCCGTACTGGACAACATCGGCCGGGGCTGGACGACGACCCCCGCGGTGGCGATGAACCGCAGCCAGGACGTGGTGCACCGGGCCGTCGGCAAGGCCGGCATCGTCCTGGTCGCCGAGGGCAACCCGAACCGGGTCAAGGGCCTGCTGGCCGCCGAGAAGCGGAAGATGAACCGGATCGTCGCGGACGTGCCGGTGCACGACATCGTCGTCGGCACGGGCGAGGGCCAGGTCCCCCTGAAGAAGGTGCGGACCACGATGCTGAAGCTGCCCCGCGTGCTGACCGGCCCCCAGGTGACCGCCACCAACGACCGGCTGCGGGCGATGGGCGACCTGATGAGCAACATGCCGTTGCCGAAGGGCCCGATGCCGAAGGGCATGAAGCTGCCGAAGGGCGGCGGCAAGGCCCGCTGACTTCTCCTCCACGACGACGAGGGCGCCCGGATCACTCCGGGCGCCCTCGTCGTCGTGGGGGACATGCGGCCTCAGCAGTCGCTCCGGGCCGCTCTGCCCGCGAACCGGTCGCCGGGCCAGGAGACGACGTGGCCGTCACCCCAGGGACCCGACAAGGACGAGGGGCCTCGTCAGATGCGGACTTCCACGGTCTTCGCCAGCCGGTCGTGCAGGCCCCGGCCGTCGCGGTCCCAGATCAGGGCCGGGACGGCGAGGCAGAGCAGGACCGTGCGCAGCAGGGCGCGCAGGGGGCTGACGCGGCCCGTCTCGAGGGTGACCACGCGCAGGCCGAACAGACGCTTGCCCGGGGTAAAGCCGATGGTGCCGACGGTGAGGGCGCCCATCAGGAAGAACACCAGCAGGGCCCAGTTCGAGGTCGCGGGGTCGCCATAGCTCTGCGTGATGAGCTGGGATGCAATCAGGACGCTCATCGCCCAGTCCACGGCGAGTGCGCCCAGCCGCCGTCCGGGGCGCGCGATCGAGCCCGGTCCCTCCTCGGGCAGACCGAGCTGCTGTCCGCGGTATCCGAAGTCGACACCGGCATCCTCGGCGGCCGCGCGGGGGCCGGAGAGCCACGATCCGATTGCATCCCTCTTGTCCACGCGTCCACGGTACTGCCAGCGTTTCGGGATACGGACAGGTGGGGGCGGACCCACGATGTCCGGTTAACTTGTGCGAAACAAATGGGTCACGCCCGAGAAACCACCCGTCCCTAGGGTCGAGGACAGCGTGTGCCACCGCACTGGCCGCACGAACGAACTACCACCCCGGTCCAGGAACGGTCGGGAGTAGGAGGAGCTGGATGTTCCAGAACGCCGACGAGGCCAAGAAGTTCATCGCGGACGAGGACGTCAAGTTCGTCGACGTCCGTTTCTGCGACCTGCCGGGCGTCATGCAGCACTTCACGCTGCCCGTCGAGGCGTTCGACCCGGACGAGGAGCTCGCCTTCGACGGCTCGTCGATCCGCGGCTTCCAGGCCATCCACGAGTCCGACATGGCGCTGCGCGCGGACCTGTCGACCGCCCGGGTCGACCCCTTCCGCCGCGACAAGACGCTGAACATCAACTTCTTCATCCACGACCCGATCACCGGCGAGCAGTACAGCCGTGACCCGCGGAACGTGGCGAAGAAGGCCGAGGCCTACCTCGCGTCGACGGGCATCGCCGACACCGCCTACTTCGGCCCCGAGGCGGAGTTCTACGTCTTCGACTCGGTGCGCTTCGCCACCTCGTCGAACGAGTCCTTCTACCACATCGACTCCGAGGCGGGCGCCTGGAACACCGGTGCACTGGAGGACAACCGCGGTTACAAGGTCCGCTACAAGGGCGGCTACTTCCCGGTCCCGCCGGTCGACCACTTCGCCGACCTGCGTGCCGAGATCTCCCTGGAGCTGGCCAAGTCCGGCCTCCAGGTCGAGCGCCAGCACCACGAGGTGGGCACCGCCGGCCAGGCCGAGATCAACTACAAGTTCAACACGCTGCTCGCCGCGGCCGACGACCTCCAGCTCTTCAAGTACATCGTGAAGAACGTGGCCTGGCGCAACGGCAAGACCGCGACCTTCATGCCGAAGCCGATCTTCGGTGACAACGGCTCGGGCATGCACGTCCACCAGTCCCTGTGGGCCGGCGGCTCCCCGCTCTTCTACGACGAGGCCGGTTACGCGGGCCTGTCGGACACCGCCCGCTACTACATCGGCGGCATCCTCAAGCACGCCCCGTCGCTGCTGGCCTTCACCAACCCGACGGTGAACTCCTACCACCGTCTGGTGCCGGGCTTCGAGGCGCCGATCAACCTCGTCTACTCGCAGCGCAACCGCTCCGCGGCCATGCGTATCCCGATCACGGGCTCCAACCCGAAGGCCAAGCGCGTCGAGTTCCGTGCGCCCGACTCCTCCGGCAACCCGTACCTGGCCTTCTCCGCGCTCCTCCTGGCGGGCCTCGACGGCATCAAGAACAAGATCGAGCCGGCCGAGCCGATCGACAAGGACCTGTACGAGCTGGCTCCCGAGGAGCACGCGAACGTCGCCCAGGTCCCGACCTCGCTCCCGGCGGTCCTCGACTCCCTCGAGGCGGACCACGAGTTCCTCCTCCAGGGCGACGTCTTCACGCCGGACCTGATCGAGACGTGGATCGACTTCAAGCGGACGAACGAGATCGCCCCGCTGCAGCTGCGTCCGCACCCGCACGAGTTCGAGCTGTACTTCGACGTGTGACATCGCCCCAGGTCAGAGCGGTTTTCCGCTCGCCTGGGCCGAGAGCGGTCCGACGGCCGTGCCCTTCCTCACCGGAAGGACACGGCCGTCGGCCTGTTAGGCAGTGGCCCCGACCTCTCCGGCAGAGGTGCGAGCACCCTCCGCGCCTTCGCAGTCGCTCACGGCTGCCGGGTCCGTTCGTCCCTCACGCCTGGGGTGGCTGGACGCACTGCGCGGCATCGCGGCGCTCGTCGTGGTCTTCGACCACTCCTCGTACTCCTTCATGGCCGAGTTCCGGCAGGAGCTGATGTGGGAGTTCAACACCAGCCGGTACGGCATCATGGTGTTCTTCCTGGTGAGCGGCTACATCATCCCCGCCTCGCTCGAACGTCGGGGAAGCATCCGGGGTTTCTGGATCGGGCGGATCTTCCGCATCTACCCGCTGTGGGCGACCGTGGTCGTGGCCCTCCTCGTGGCCCACCTGCTGGGCATCGCACAGATCCGTGACTTCGGCGGGGAGAGCGTCACCGCGGTCGCCGTCGCCCATGTCACGTTGTTCCAGGAATTGCTGGGCACGCCCAACCTCCTCCTCGTCCTGTGGACGCTCTCGTACGAGATGGCCTTCTACCTGCTGGTCGTCGCCCTGTTCTCGGTCCGCCGCCACCAGTGGTCGGCCACCTACGCCGTGGGCTTGGCGGCGCTCGGCGCCGTCAGCGTGGCGGCCGGGGTCGCGCTGCCCGTCTCCGCTCTGTCCGGGGCCGTGGGAGTCGCCCCGCTGGTGGCCGTGGCCGCGCTCACCATGGCCGCCGCCATCGGCTGCGCGAGCGCGGGATCACCCGCGGTCCGGGTGTGCGGAGCGGTACTGGGCGGTCTGCTGGCGCTGGTCCTGGTCATGTGCAACGGGACGGTCCCCGTGTGGGAGGGGCTCACGATCCTTGCCGTGATGTTCCTCGGTACCGCCGTCTACCGGGCCGAACGCGGTGAGAGCAGCTGGCGGAGCGCGGCCGGCGCCGCCGCCGTGGTGGTGGTCTGTGCCGTGGGAAGCGCGTATCAGTACGGCGGGGGCTCCCACTTCACCCGGCGCGGTTGGATCGTGGCGTTCCTGCTGGCCGTCGCCACGTTCGGCGTCGGGCTGGCGGTCCGGCACCGGCGGCTGCCGTGGTGGCTGATCGGACTGGGAACGATCAGCTACTCCGTGTACCTGGTGCACCCGGTGCTGCCGCGGTGTCCGACGGCACGCTCGGGCGCTGGGAGCGGGACAACCTCGTGCTGGAGATCGTGTTCTACGCCGTGCTGCTGCCCGTCAGCGTGCTGACCTACCGGTGTGTGGAGGCACCGGGGCAGGCGTGGGGACGGAGGCTGGCACGCCGCGTCCGGGCCCCACGGCTGGAAGTCGGTCACAAGGGAGCTGCGGCACAGGACGGCCCGCGCCGATGAACGCCGCCCCCGGCACGGCTGCGGTGCCGCCCCTCCCCTCCTTCGACGTGTGATCGACGCGTCGTCGTCGTATCGTTTCTGGCACGACTGTTCGAGGAGACGGGCTGGGGGCTGTGGGGATGTCCGAACAGGACGACACCGAGCGGGAGTTCGACATCAAGTGGGCCGACGGGGCGGTGCACAAGGAGCCCTCGGCGCGGGCCCGTATGCTCGCCGCCCGCTGGAAGGAGAACCCCCCGCGACCCCAGCCCTTCCGCGCCGACCCCGAGCCGAGGACACCCCGCCGCTCCTCCTGGCGCTCGACGGCGATCGTGCTCGGGAGCGTGGCGGTGATCATCGTGCTGCTCGGGTACGTGAACTTCCGGGCGTCTTACTAGCTCCGGCCCCTAAGGGTCGAGCAGCTAAATCGCGGGGCCCTTCCCCTGGTTGCACCTAAGATCTCCGGACACATCGAGGCCGGGAGCGGGCATGGGCGGGGACAGCGGGAACGGGGCAGCGGCGGCGGTGCGCCTCGCTGAAGGGGCAGCGCTGCGGGAGGTGATGGACACGGCCGACCCGGCCGCCTGGACCGCGCTGGACGCCGGGGTACGGGAGGCGGCCTGGAGTACGGACGGATACCAGTGGCTGCCGGCTTGGGAGGCCGAGGCCGGACGGGCACTGGCGGAGGCCCTCACCGGCGACTCCGGGGCCCGGCCGCTCACCGAGGGGTGGCTCGCGCTGGGTCTGTGCCACCGGCAGGGCAGGATCCGGGCGGCGGCGCTGGAGCAGGCCGCCGCGCGTCCCGAGCTGCTCCCGCTGATGGTCGTGCGGTGCTCCGACTGGGCACCGCCGGTGCGTGAGCGTGCCCGGCGGCTGCTGGTGGAGCGGCTCGACGCCGAGTCCGCGGTACGGCTGATGACACTGATCCTCCGCGTCGGGCGCCGGGGCCGGGGGGACTTCGTCACCGATCTGGCCACCCGCCTGCTGCTCGCCGCGCCCCGGGAGACATTCGCGC
This genomic window contains:
- the lipB gene encoding lipoyl(octanoyl) transferase LipB; the encoded protein is MSGLRFVRMGFGADAVEYQVAWDEQRRVHAARFEDEIPDTVLLLEHPPVYTAGRRTADNERPLDGTPVIDVDRGGKITWHGPGQLVGYPIQKLPRPVDVVAHVRRLEEALIRTCAEFGLETTRVEGRSGVWVLGDPVEQRPSLGGLSLDFDPRLTDEEFDPRLNGPEYAPSNAGQRREDRKIAAIGIRVAKGVTMHGFALNVNPDNKWFDRIIPCGIRDAGVASLAAELGRDVTIDEVLPVVERHLKDVLENADLKPRVIEKTPAA
- the lipA gene encoding lipoyl synthase; its protein translation is MSAVAPDGRKMLRLEVRNAQTPIERKPEWIKTRAKMGPEYTAMQKLVKSEGLHTVCQEAGCPNIYECWEDREATFLIGGDQCTRRCDFCQIDTGKPEALDRDEPRRVGESVVTMDLNYATITGVARDDLEDGGAWLYAETVRQIHEQTSSREAGRTKVELLAPDFNAVPELLQQVFESRPEVFAHNVETVPRIFKRIRPGFRYERSLKVITDARDFGLVTKSNLILGMGETREEVSEALQQLHDAGCELVTITQYLRPSVRHHPVERWVKPQEFVELKEEAEQIGFSGVMSGPLVRSSYRAGRLYQMAVEKRGAYVASQAV
- a CDS encoding DUF4191 domain-containing protein is translated as MARSDSAADAANTGRLKQIALTYKMTRKADKKIGLVLAGVFLLILGVFLAIGFLIGHPVYLGILGFLLAFLGTAIVFGRRAERAAFGQMEGQPGAAAAVLDNIGRGWTTTPAVAMNRSQDVVHRAVGKAGIVLVAEGNPNRVKGLLAAEKRKMNRIVADVPVHDIVVGTGEGQVPLKKVRTTMLKLPRVLTGPQVTATNDRLRAMGDLMSNMPLPKGPMPKGMKLPKGGGKAR
- a CDS encoding RDD family protein; amino-acid sequence: MDKRDAIGSWLSGPRAAAEDAGVDFGYRGQQLGLPEEGPGSIARPGRRLGALAVDWAMSVLIASQLITQSYGDPATSNWALLVFFLMGALTVGTIGFTPGKRLFGLRVVTLETGRVSPLRALLRTVLLCLAVPALIWDRDGRGLHDRLAKTVEVRI
- the glnA gene encoding type I glutamate--ammonia ligase, whose translation is MFQNADEAKKFIADEDVKFVDVRFCDLPGVMQHFTLPVEAFDPDEELAFDGSSIRGFQAIHESDMALRADLSTARVDPFRRDKTLNINFFIHDPITGEQYSRDPRNVAKKAEAYLASTGIADTAYFGPEAEFYVFDSVRFATSSNESFYHIDSEAGAWNTGALEDNRGYKVRYKGGYFPVPPVDHFADLRAEISLELAKSGLQVERQHHEVGTAGQAEINYKFNTLLAAADDLQLFKYIVKNVAWRNGKTATFMPKPIFGDNGSGMHVHQSLWAGGSPLFYDEAGYAGLSDTARYYIGGILKHAPSLLAFTNPTVNSYHRLVPGFEAPINLVYSQRNRSAAMRIPITGSNPKAKRVEFRAPDSSGNPYLAFSALLLAGLDGIKNKIEPAEPIDKDLYELAPEEHANVAQVPTSLPAVLDSLEADHEFLLQGDVFTPDLIETWIDFKRTNEIAPLQLRPHPHEFELYFDV
- a CDS encoding acyltransferase, producing MRAPSAPSQSLTAAGSVRPSRLGWLDALRGIAALVVVFDHSSYSFMAEFRQELMWEFNTSRYGIMVFFLVSGYIIPASLERRGSIRGFWIGRIFRIYPLWATVVVALLVAHLLGIAQIRDFGGESVTAVAVAHVTLFQELLGTPNLLLVLWTLSYEMAFYLLVVALFSVRRHQWSATYAVGLAALGAVSVAAGVALPVSALSGAVGVAPLVAVAALTMAAAIGCASAGSPAVRVCGAVLGGLLALVLVMCNGTVPVWEGLTILAVMFLGTAVYRAERGESSWRSAAGAAAVVVVCAVGSAYQYGGGSHFTRRGWIVAFLLAVATFGVGLAVRHRRLPWWLIGLGTISYSVYLVHPVLPRCPTARSGAGSGTTSCWRSCSTPCCCPSAC